The Candidatus Eisenbacteria bacterium genome has a window encoding:
- a CDS encoding DUF1992 domain-containing protein, protein MTQRKPPGTSWESWAESQIREAMERGEFDKLAGAGKPLPNIDGPPDDMWWVREKLRRENVSYLPPTLAIRKELEDALERVARAESEAEVRGIVAAINERIVRINSRATPGPASSVMPLDVEAVVGKWRTARGR, encoded by the coding sequence GTGACGCAGCGAAAGCCTCCGGGCACGAGCTGGGAATCGTGGGCGGAGAGTCAGATCCGCGAAGCCATGGAGCGCGGCGAGTTCGACAAGCTGGCCGGTGCCGGCAAGCCGCTGCCGAACATCGACGGTCCTCCGGACGACATGTGGTGGGTGCGCGAGAAGCTTCGTCGCGAGAACGTCTCGTACCTGCCGCCGACCCTCGCGATCCGCAAGGAGCTCGAGGACGCCCTCGAGCGCGTCGCGCGGGCGGAATCGGAGGCCGAGGTTCGCGGCATCGTCGCGGCCATCAACGAGCGCATCGTGCGAATCAACTCGCGAGCGACGCCCGGGCCGGCGTCGAGCGTCATGCCGCTCGACGTCGAGGCGGTCGTCGGCAAATGGCGAACGGCCCGTGGGCGCTGA
- a CDS encoding DUF1343 domain-containing protein has protein sequence MRFGIDRLLEESALRRPLAGRRVGLVAHPASVTRDLFHSLDALVAVGDVKVTAAFGPQHGLRGDKQDNMIESPDFVDPVHRIPVFSLYGEVRRPTAAMLDNCDVVLVDLQDVGTRIYTFVTTLRYVLEEGAARKKAVWVLDRPNPVGRPVEGLRLRPGQESFVGAGPLPMRHGLTMGELATWFVRELRLDVELAVVEMEGWRPSETPGYGWPLGERSWVNPSPNIPSPWTTRPFPGTVLLEGTTLSEGRGTTRPLEVLGAPDLDARALVATMTSLAPQWLRGCRLRPCWFEPTFHKHVGKLCAGVQIHVDDPAYDHEAFRPWRLMAVAFKALRTLRRDYPLWRDFVYEYEPGRNPIDVLNGGPLLREWVDDPAASVGDLEAMALADETAWRAERGGVELY, from the coding sequence GTGAGGTTCGGGATCGACCGGCTGCTCGAGGAGTCCGCGCTCCGCCGCCCGCTCGCCGGCCGTCGCGTCGGCCTGGTCGCGCATCCGGCGTCGGTCACGCGCGATCTCTTCCACTCGCTCGACGCGCTCGTCGCCGTCGGCGACGTCAAGGTGACGGCGGCCTTCGGCCCGCAGCACGGCCTGCGCGGCGACAAGCAGGACAACATGATCGAGTCGCCCGACTTCGTGGATCCCGTGCACCGGATCCCCGTCTTCAGCCTCTACGGCGAGGTCCGCCGCCCGACGGCGGCGATGCTGGACAACTGCGACGTCGTGCTGGTCGACCTGCAGGACGTGGGGACGCGCATCTACACGTTCGTCACGACGCTCCGCTACGTGCTGGAGGAAGGGGCGGCGCGGAAGAAGGCGGTGTGGGTGCTCGATCGTCCGAACCCGGTCGGGCGCCCCGTCGAGGGGCTGCGCCTGCGTCCCGGACAGGAGAGCTTCGTCGGCGCGGGCCCGCTCCCGATGCGTCACGGCCTCACCATGGGCGAGCTGGCGACATGGTTCGTGCGCGAGCTGCGCCTCGACGTCGAGCTCGCCGTCGTCGAGATGGAGGGATGGCGGCCGTCTGAGACGCCCGGCTACGGCTGGCCGCTCGGCGAGCGATCATGGGTGAATCCGAGCCCGAACATCCCGAGCCCGTGGACGACGCGGCCGTTCCCGGGAACGGTCCTGCTCGAAGGCACGACGCTGTCGGAGGGCCGAGGGACGACGCGCCCGCTCGAGGTGCTGGGCGCGCCGGATCTGGATGCGCGCGCGCTCGTCGCGACCATGACGTCGCTCGCACCACAGTGGCTGCGCGGGTGCCGGCTGCGCCCGTGCTGGTTCGAGCCGACCTTCCACAAGCACGTCGGGAAGCTCTGCGCCGGCGTCCAGATCCACGTCGACGATCCGGCGTACGACCACGAAGCGTTCCGCCCGTGGCGCCTGATGGCCGTCGCCTTCAAGGCGCTTCGGACGCTGCGGCGGGACTATCCGCTCTGGCGCGACTTCGTCTACGAGTACGAGCCCGGGCGGAACCCGATCGACGTGCTGAACGGGGGCCCGCTGCTGCGCGAGTGGGTGGACGATCCGGCGGCGAGCGTGGGAGATCTGGAGGCGATGGCGCTCGCGGACGAGACCGCGTGGCGCGCGGAGCGGGGCGGGGTGGAGCTGTACTGA